GCTCGCACAAACGAACGGGGCCCACCTACGGATATCCGCAGGTGGGCCCTCCATGCGCGAGGGGCGGACGTCAGTCCCGCGCCTCCGCCAGCAGCTTCTGGATCCGGCTCACGCCCTCCACCAGGTCCTCGTCACCGAGCGCGTACGAAAGCCGCAGGTAGCCCGGCGTGCCGAAGGCCTCACCCGGGACGACCGCGACCTCGGCCTCCTCCAGGATCAGCGCGGCCAGCTCGACCGTGTCCTGCGGGCGCTTGCCGCGGATCTCCTTGCCGATCAGCGCCTTGACCGACGGGTAGGCGTAGAAGGCGCCCTCGGGCTCCGGGCAGAACACGCCGTCGATCTCGTTGAGCATCCGCACGATGGTCCGGCGGCGCCGGTCGAAGGCCTCCCGCATCTTCGCCACGGCCTCCAGGTCACCGGAGACGGCGGCCAGCGCGGCGGCCTGGGCCACGTTGGAGACGTTCGAGGTGGCGTGCGACTGGAGGTTGGTCGCGGCCTTGACGACGTCCTTGGGGCCGATCACCCAGCCCACGCGCCAGCCGGTCATGGCGTACGTCTTCGCCACGCCGTTGACCACGATGCACTTGTCGCGCAGCTCGGGCAGCAGCGCCGGCAGCGAGACGGAGACCGCGTCGCCGTAGACCAGGTGCTCGTAGATCTCGTCGGTGAGCACCCACAGGCCGTGCTCCAGCGCCCAGCGGCCGATCGCCTCCGTCTCGGCCTCGGAGTACACCGCGCCGGTCGGGTTGGACGGGGAGACGAACAGGACGACCTTCGTCTTCTCCGTGCGCGCCGCCTCCAGCTGCTCGACGGAGACCCGGTAGCCGGTGGTCTCGTCGGCCACGACCTCCACCGGGACGCCGCCCGCGAGGCGGATCGACTCCGGGTAGGTGGTCCAGTACGGCGCCGGGACGATGACCTCGTCGCCCGGGTCGAGGATCGCGGCGAACGCCTCGTAGATGGCCTGCTTGCCGCCGTTGGTGACCAGGACCTGGGAGACGTCGGGCTCCCAGCCGGAGTCGCGCAGCGTCTTCGCGGCGATCGCGGCCTTCAGCTCGGGCAGGCCGCCGGCCGGCGTGTACCGGTGGAACTTCGGGTTCTTGCAGGCCTCGATCGCGGCCTCGACGATGTAGTCCGGGGTGGGGAAGTCGGGCTCACCGGCGCCGAAGCCGATCACCGGTCGCCCGGCGGCCTTCAGGGCCTTGGCCTTGGCGTCCACGGCGAGGGTGGCGGACTCGGAGATCGCGCCGACTCGGGCGGAGACCCGGCGCTCGGTGGGAGGGGTTGCAGCGCTCATGGAGCCCATGGTTCCAGACCGGAAATGTCCCGGGCACACGGGTTTCACAGACTGAACATCGAGGGGTCGAGGCGTGAACAGGGATCCGAATCCGGCCCCCGGCCTGGACGATCTTCGGTCCGTGGGCCCCGGACGGCCACTTTCTGTTCGACGCCGGGCGCCGGACCACGTACACTCTCACCTCGTTGGCCTCCAGCGGC
This Streptomyces misionensis DNA region includes the following protein-coding sequences:
- a CDS encoding pyridoxal phosphate-dependent aminotransferase; translation: MSAATPPTERRVSARVGAISESATLAVDAKAKALKAAGRPVIGFGAGEPDFPTPDYIVEAAIEACKNPKFHRYTPAGGLPELKAAIAAKTLRDSGWEPDVSQVLVTNGGKQAIYEAFAAILDPGDEVIVPAPYWTTYPESIRLAGGVPVEVVADETTGYRVSVEQLEAARTEKTKVVLFVSPSNPTGAVYSEAETEAIGRWALEHGLWVLTDEIYEHLVYGDAVSVSLPALLPELRDKCIVVNGVAKTYAMTGWRVGWVIGPKDVVKAATNLQSHATSNVSNVAQAAALAAVSGDLEAVAKMREAFDRRRRTIVRMLNEIDGVFCPEPEGAFYAYPSVKALIGKEIRGKRPQDTVELAALILEEAEVAVVPGEAFGTPGYLRLSYALGDEDLVEGVSRIQKLLAEARD